Proteins encoded together in one Impatiens glandulifera chromosome 1, dImpGla2.1, whole genome shotgun sequence window:
- the LOC124919267 gene encoding two-component response regulator ARR2-like, with protein sequence MNLGSQTVNPSSMQCSTASWKSTAAGGGDVVADKFPAGLRVLVVDDDPTCLFILEKMLRTCYYEVTKCNRAEVALSRLRERRNGYDIVISDVHMPDMDGFKLLEHIGLEMDLPVIMMSADDSKSVVMKGVTHGACDYLIKPVRIEALRNIWQHVIRKKKNEWRESRDFDQSGSADDGDRIVRQPEEADFSSSANEGSWRSSKKRKEEEDEVEAEDRDDSSTLKKPRVVWSVELHQQFVAAVNQLGIEKAVPKKILELMNVPGLTRENVASHLQKYRLYLRRLSGVSQHQGGLSNPFMGHPDGGFGQISSLNGLDFQALAASGQIPAQSLATIQAAALGRSITTKPAISIPLTDQRNLFSFETSKLRYSDIGQQLSSNNNNKQINLLHGIPTSVEPKQLASLQQSAQNFRNINTQGNSHSSNNGISGSVAQGILTRCNNVDNLDTRVTTYNAVVPPQASSVVDFTSSQNPDISVNSFSHGSNIVMNSKGILQEEVNSEMKRSRGFSSNFDILTELQQHHQQQQHKSHDNWELQTAGGLTFDSSQNINISSGQDIPSSSLVHQQGFAYAQNGAQNRNTSSVGKMTFSMENNNNNNNRNVIGGAAVVSQQFNHSIYADNLVRAKTERFPDISNQNAFFPEQYTQEDLMSAILKQQQEGVGLMTNEFGFDGYSLDNLPV encoded by the exons ATGAATCTGGGAAGTCAGACGGTAAATCCTTCGTCGATGCAGTGTTCGACTGCGTCTTGGAAGTCTACTGCCGCCGGCGGCGGAGATGTAGTCGCGGACAAGTTTCCGGCCGGTCTCCGTGTTCTTGTGGTGGATGATGATCCGACTTGTTTGTTTATATTGGAGAAGATGTTACGGACTTGTTATTATGAAG TTACGAAGTGTAATAGAGCAGAGGTGGCATTGTCTAGACTGCGTGAGAGAAGGAATGGATATGATATTGTTATAAGTGATGTTCACATGCCAGACATGGATGGATTTAAGCTTCTTGAGCACATTGGTTTGGAGATGGATTTGCCTGTTATCA TGATGTCAGCTGATGATAGTAAAAGTGTGGTAATGAAAGGTGTTACACATGGTGCGTGTGATTATCTGATCAAACCAGTTCGTATAGAGGCATTAAGGAACATATGGCAGCATGTGATTAGGAAGAAAAAGAATGAATGGAGGGAATCAAGGGATTTCGATCAATCGGGAAGTGCTGATGATGGGGATCGGATTGTAAGACAGCCGGAGGAAGCTGATTTTTCATCATCTGCAAATGAAGGGAGTTGGAGAAGTTCGAAAAAGAGgaaggaagaggaagatgagGTAGAGGCAGAGGATAGAGACGATTCGTCTACTCTGAAGAAACCACGTGTGGTTTGGTCTGTTGAACTCCATCAGCAGTTTGTGGCTGCTGTCAATCAACTTGGCATAGAAA AAGCTGTTCCTAAGAAGATTCTGGAATTGATGAACGTTCCAGGTCTCACCAGAGAAAATGTTGCTAGCCACCTTCAG AAATATCGCCTGTATCTTAGAAGGCTAAGTGGAGTTTCACAGCACCAAGGTGGCCTTAGTAACCCATTTATGGGACACCCAGACGGAGGTTTTGGGCAAATATCATCACTCAATGGGCTCGATTTTCAAGCTTTAGCAGCCAGTGGCCAAATCCCTGCTCAAAGTCTAGCTACAATCCAAGCTGCAGCACTTGGCAGATCCATCACTACTAAACCCGCCATATCCATTCCACTTACGGATCAAAGAAACCTCTTTAGCTTCGAAACCTCCAAATTGAGATACAGTGATATCGGGCAACAACTAAGCAGTAATAACAATAACAAGCAAATCAATCTTCTTCATGGGATCCCAACTTCTGTAGAGCCGAAGCAACTTGCAAGTTTACAACAATCTGCACAGAATTTCAGAAACATAAATACACAAGGGAATTCACACAGTAGTAACAATGGGATTTCTGGTTCTGTGGCTCAAGGGATCTTGACGAGATGTAATAATGTCGATAATCTCGACACCAGGGTGACAACGTACAATGCAGTTGTACCACCCCAGGCTAGCTCGGTGGTTGATTTTACTAGTTCCCAAAATCCTGATATTTCGGTTAACAGCTTTTCACATGGAAGTAATATAGTGATGAACTCTAAAGGCATTCTTCAAGAAGAGGTTAACTCGGAAATGAAAAGATCCAGAGGGTTTTCTTCGAATTTCGATATCTTAACCGAATTGCAGCAGcatcatcaacaacagcagCATAAATCACATGATAATTGGGAGTTACAAACTGCTGGTGGATTGACATTTGATTCCTCCCAAAACATAAACATATCTTCAGGCCAAGATATTCCATCGTCTAGCCTTGTCCACCAACAAGGATTTGCATACGCTCAAAACGGGGCTCAGAACAGAAATACTTCATCAGTTGGAAAGATGACCTTCTCaatggaaaataataataataataataacaggaATGTCATCGGTGGTGCTGCTGTGGTCTCACAACAATTCAACCACTCTATTTACGCTGACAATTTGGTGCGTGCGAAAACAGAGAGGTTTCCAGACATCAGCAATCAAAATGCGTTTTTTCCAGAACAATACACTCAGGAGGATCTCATGAGCGCAATTCTAAAACAG CAGCAAGAAGGAGTCGGGTTAATGACAAATGAATTCGGGTTTGATGGATATTCCTTGGATAATCTCCCGGTCTAG
- the LOC124921375 gene encoding leucine-rich repeat extensin-like protein 3 codes for MEKPQKLKLFYSLAFLLAFLLPPTKPSPTSTTANTWIGSKYQIECTMCSACDDPCNPPALYSPPPPPPPPSNPPINYPPPPSPPTSTGNKYYSPPPPTANYYYYPPPNTGSYYYYPPPPYVYFPRPPPPNPIVGYFPFYSHNPPPQFTAAASFHPPCSLIVQILTLFLGLILFC; via the coding sequence ATGGAGAAACCCCAGAAACTGAAACTCTTCTATTCTCTTGCATTTCTCTTGGCCTTCCTCCTGCCGCCGACTAAACCATCTCCTACATCCACCACAGCCAACACATGGATCGGTTCAAAATACCAGATCGAATGCACAATGTGCTCAGCCTGCGACGACCCTTGCAACCCCCCTGCTCTCTAttcacctccacctccacctcctcctCCCTCAAATCCACCCATCAATTATCCCCCACCACCGTCTCCTCCCACCTCCACCGGCAACAAATACTACTCTCCTCCTCCGCCGACGGCCAACTATTACTACTACCCACCACCAAACACCGGCAGCTACTATTACTACCCACCGCCGCCCTACGTTTACTTTCCACGGCCGCCTCCGCCTAACCCAATTGTAGGATACTTCCCCTTCTACTCTCACAACCCTCCTCCACAGTTTACCGCCGCGGCCAGTTTCCATCCACCCTGTTCTCTAATCGTCCAGATCCTTACTCTGTTTCTTGGGTTGATTTTATTCTGTTGA